The sequence below is a genomic window from Sparus aurata chromosome 6, fSpaAur1.1, whole genome shotgun sequence.
ATTGGTAGTCTAATTTTGTGTTATTGAGCTGCTGTCAGCAGCCCCAGGATATGTTATTAAGAGGTTCAATTCACAATGAATGGTGCCCTGTCATGCCTCATGCCAGTGTTTTGAGTGAGTCTTTGAACAAGGTCCTAGGGAAGGGGATCAAAGTCCATGTTTCCTTCAGCAAACTGCATTCCTAAGTTCAGCTGGAGTTAAAACAAGGCTTCGGAACTGAAACAGCTGAATGAAGACTCGTTTTTCCACTTGTTGACTCTCTATTTAAGCACCATGCGCTTTATAGTTAAGCCCTGCCCACTGTAAGTACGGATAGGCATATAGACAAGCTCCCAGGAGGAGCTCCTTGCACACTGTCCCATGTCCCATAAGCTGACATCGTGAAAGAAGAGTCCGTAAAATGGCAGGACATGTTTTGCGCGTTACAGCCCACATGAAATGAGTCATTTCACCGTCAGAATTTGATCCATTGGGTCCGATCACATTTGGATAGTCTAGAAGAGTCATTTTATATCCATTCAAGCTCAGTCTCTACTGGGCATGTTCCATGGGCCTCACAATGCTGAAGATAGGGGTAATGTTTCATGTACTACTGAGCTACTTAAAGAACCAAACAGAGCCATGTCTCTGACGCTCTATCCAGATTTTACCTTAATATATCCAGTGAGATCCAGAGAGATAGATTCAGATAAATATAATCTTTGCTGATCCTTACTCTGTAGCCTATTCCCACAATTCTGCTTGAAGCTAGTGGCATGAGGCTGCATTACCTGTGGCTAGAAACAGCATCCACCCAAACAGCATCTAACCTTCACTAAGCTCACGATTTAACAATTGTTTTGTAGTCGAAACCCAACAAAGAAAATTTAAGGCTTGTTGTCATTTGTAGCAGTGGTGAGCAATTCAACTTTCCAGTCGAGCTCTGAGAATGTACCAAAGTCCAGTGGAGCAGAAGTGGAATTCCATGTCTGCAATTATTGAACAACAGGGTGCAGAAGAAGTAtttgaggagtgtgtgtgtgttggggggggggggggggggggggggggggagtgttaGGAACTAAAAGTTAGGAATCAACTAATAAAGCACTGCCACAAAGCCAAATCCATTTTTATGTCTCTGTTTACTTTATTCTAAAAGAAACAGACAGGGCTATACTGTAAATGAGATGATACACAACATGGAGGGGGTAATATTAGAGAAAGGAATGGCATGGTAAATAAATGCAGGCATCAGAAGGGCATTTGAACACTCAGCAAACTGGCATTCCTTAGTACAGAAGACAgcacacagtacagtacatcCTTTAGAGTCAATAATACAACGACTCTGTCATTCAAACAGAATCATATTGGCACTTaacaagacaaaataaatgtactggGTATATCCTCAATCCAGGCTACTTGGGAACAGGCACACAGCTCCTTACAGACATTGGCATAAGGCACTATGCTGAAGATCTATCATATGTATGTCTTTGTTGTTTCGTAAGTGGTACTGCAGAGTAGCTTCACATTCATTTACAgaacaataataaacataaagacATACGGAACTGCTGACAGATGAGCTATTGACACACATCCTTCAGCTGGGATGGGAGACTATAAAGAATTCATGAAGTCAAAAACATACATGTGCACAAACGTGTTATAAGGCACTGTAGTAAAACATTATatatgtagtaaaaaaaaaaaaaaaagagagtagGTGGTATATACACCCGGGCATTTTAACATGTTATAGAAACATACCCTGAATGACTGTCTCTCCCAAAGTCAACAAAACAGACAAGACAAGGATATTATCTTTGTCAATCCCCCTCATAAAACCTCCCCAAACAATTCATTTTGACTTCACAAAGAATCTAATTCATGTTATGGCAATATGCTTGAAAGGTTGCTGTTCtaaacttttttctttaatggcatttgtttgtctgttttgaatTCCTCAATGAGAGGGTTTGTGTCTGTTGACAGATTCTAGACCATGGTTTGGCCAGAAGACTCTCCCAAACTACAAGTACTGCTCCCTTTTCTCTGGTGGGGTACTTTTAACATTTGGTCTGCAAttcaaaagggaaaaaagacaCGTTTCAGTTACAGTCAcagcaaacaaaataaacccaaaagatacatttacaaaaaaccCAGAGGTCATAGGATATAACTGAAATCATAAATCAtcgcaacaaaaacacaaagactttCAACTCATTGTTAACTCTTGGCCAATAACGGGACAGAGGGGGTGTAGTAGTGGGTTGAGAGACTGAAATGGAGGCCATCTCATTTCTTTAAGAGAAGGTATCCTTCATCACATATCCTTTAAGAGTCCATATTTACAGAAAAGGCtcagaaggggggggggggggggagagaatgGGAGAAGTCAATGCGTCTTGGTTCCCATTCAAACTGATAAGGTGCACATGTAGTATTGAGGGGAAGGGGATGCTACTACAAGAGGTCCAAATTGAGGGTCTAAGAGgtaacaggaaaaaaagggggaagacAGTGCTTGGACAGTTGGACAGTCCTCGATAAAGAGGCAGGGGCTGATCAGTCAGGGAAACTAGTTTCACTCAACAACTCTGCCCTGAATTAGAGGAGACaagaaaacattcagagaaGAACAGGAttagaggacagacaggaggggaaATAAGAGACACATCACCACCTCCCCGAGTCTCACGACAAATATGAATTGTTAGAAAGAATACAGGGTGCTTGATGATTATAAGATGTTAGCAATAAAGAGTGCAAAGTCAACGAGAAGGAGAGTGGAAGATCAGTCATCAAGTTATATACAGTTAAAATAGATAACATGTCTCAAATAAATATTAGTAATGATGGACTGATTGGTAGAGGTGAAAAACATCACATAAAGTCAGATTCCTTTTGCCGTACTTATGTTAGCTGCTAGTTCATCAACTGTTCATAAAGAAACACCTCGGGAAACATGCTCATAAGGTTTCTTGTTGAGAGTTTGATGAGAAGATGTGTCTGTATGCTAAATATAAAGCTTGAGCAAAATGTACCtgccagcacctctaaagctcaatAATGAAGAAGTCAATGAGACAATAGATACAACTTGTATATCCATCTATTAAACATGAATGTACAGTCAGCAGATGGTTAGCTTAGTATGGTATAGCGTACAGACAGGAAGCATCAGTTAAACAGCTAGCCtgatacaacaaaacaaatgatcgGTCACTTAACCCAGTCAgcagaataaaataataaaatgttggcattgtccTCATCAGGAAAACAATCACAAATTGAAAGCTTTTTATTACAACTGAAATTTAAATTTGTTGTAAAGCGATTACCTCTAGCGGTAGCAGTAATTACCAAGCAGCAAAGGAGAAAGTGGGAAGAAGTAGTATGAAGAGGGAAAAGTCTGCAGTCGGGTTTAACAAGCGCAGGATTTTCATTCAGACTACTGTTTGTCTTCAGTGTGAACCTGAAGTCAATGCCTAGTTCTTTATACTTATGAACACAGTGAAGTGACTTTACGTACATAACGAACACAAGGTACTTTGGTAGGTATGTTTCTTACTGAATTAGAAGACAGTAAAATTTtaacccaaacaatgttttcctaaacctaaccaagcagtttcCTTGCCTAAATTTAACAAAACAGTGTCCAAATGGCTAAGGCCAGTGCACTGCAATggtaattgtttttgttttgagagATGCTGACAATCAGCCTATTCAGTCATTAAGGTATTGGGGAGTGTTGCATTTTACTTTTCTGGAAACTGTCAATATTTAAGAAGATTTACGTTTCATAAACATCAAATCAACATACTTCTACAATACGTTAAATATCATGATAAGATTATATGTTGATGAGCTGACTTGCACATCAGGAAGAGTGGATGGTGGTGGCGCGACAGCTGGTAAGACTGACAATCAAGTAACCACTTTTCATCAGTTGAAAGCACAAACTCACATTTTTGACGAGACTTTGGGATATTTTGTGGTAACAGAACCAAGTAAgccatatatttattttccttaCACAGGGCCAAGCAAGCTGTTTCCAGATGCTTCCAGGCTGTATGCTATGTTCTAAACTAGAGCAATCTGATATTGCCGtgttggtgttttcttttttttctttttttggaacATCATTATCAATGTTGCTCCACGGCCATCATTGTATCTGATGGTTTAGTGATGTCATAGCTTTGTAACTAAGGGAAAAGACCCtaaaaaaatgtccacatggGAGAAGTCATCCTTTGAAACACAAGGTTAGTGTTGTGAAAGGGTCTATATTAACCCAAACCCTTTTTTTCCTGAAGTATTTCTGTtgtcctaaacttaaccaagtgtttttgcagcagaaaactaaaacagcagcagaaaacaagaATTGAacttaatgaaaaaataataagtgAACAGCATTACAACTTGTTCCAAACAAGATCTAAACGCTGGTCTGCTAAGGGAAAGTCCTGCACCTAGTTCATTCAGCCATGCCAGCAAGCACCAGAAGCACTTGTTGAGTTGGAATGATGGTCCAGCAACATTCATTATGATGTTCTCGGAACAACACCAAATAAGCATctcttaaatgtttaatgataactttaaatgtatattttctatttttttggaCACAGCATAGGTAGTCTTTTCAGACTTGTTGTGCAAACCTCTATTCAAAGCACAGCTGCTACTGACAGACCAGTGACGTCTGACATCCCCCTTTATTTAAAGGGCACAAGGAATTTCCTACAGACCTACAACCCCTCCAATCTCTGAATAACAGAGCACTCCACAAACAAGTGTCTACCAAGAAGAGAGGCTTTATGATGGGGAAATGGGGGGACTGGGAGCGATTCTAAGAAAAGTTAATGGCTTCATTATGTGGGGCAGTGATGGACCAGCTCTCTTAGAGACACAAATGATTTCAAAGTGATGTGGGAGGGGGAACTGCAGGAGCCAATTTAGACACACTGTTGAGTTTTAACGTCTCTCGTGTGGGGCAGATTTGCAGCTAATATCTATGTAATTCAACCTCATGAACTAATAATTGGCTCACAAAACACCTGTAGTCATTTTAACCGCACTGAGGTTATACATAACATGGATTATATTATTTACAACTCTGTTTTGAGCCTCATGCTAGCTTATGGTGATGTGTTATACTGCACTAGTGTCTTATAGCTTATCACGATTATACTTGCGTGAGAAGTATACAAGATAACTTAGATCTTCGACATTGGTTTGGTTATACAAGAGATGCATGAATGAATATGGAATGGTGTTAGTAAATGGATCATGGTGATATGTGTCAATGAGAACACCCACTTTCTATTAGCGGTGGGTAGAAATTATTAATTGATCAATAACAGCATTCACACGCCATACAAACTTAAGCAGACACCGTTTACTAACAGTTCACCTCCACTCGTGCAGTTCAGATTGTGCCTTCATGTGCAGCTCTCAAGAACTGACTGTCAGGAACTAGATTTTTTTAAACCGATGAGGTTCCTCAGCTGTCACAAAATGGTCTCCAGAGGCCTTAATGACACAGGACAATGAACATATCTGCTCCTTTATTGTCAGGCATGGACATGGttggtggttggttggtttaaTCACACTAAAGCTGCCCTCATTAAGTCATGGCTACTGAGATCATGTCTGGTGTGAATTTACAGTCTAAAACTACCGGCTGGTGGATATTTTATTGGctgattcaaatgttttttggactCATACATGATGATGACTACTTTTAGGCTGACGAAAAGTACATACATAAAGGATTTATCTACATAGCCAAGTTGGGATGGTTCATCAAAGGGCAACAcaaccatatatatatatatatatacatatatatatatatatatatatatatatatatatatatatatatatatatatacatatatatatatatgtgtgtgtgtatatatatatatacggtACCCTCATCCCACATAAAGCATTGAAGTAAGGTTCAGAGGTGGTCCAGATCACGGGTAACACGGGTGCTTATGAAATAGGCCTGAGTTCTGGGCCAGAATAGGACCAGCTATAGTCGTATTGTTGGCTGAACTCAGGCCCATATCATGGGCACACATGTTCTGGCTACTAGATCTGGACCAAATCTGGACCATCTCTGAACATTAATTCAATGCTGCATGTAGGCTGAGTGTATCTGGCTGAATGGCCCATCACTGAGCAAGACCAACTTTACTGTGTGAGTAGCAGATATTCACCAAAATTGTAATTGGGAAAATTCTGGTTGCCAACCTGGTCTCTTTGTGAGGAAAGTTTATCTAAACATTCTCTCAattatttacttttaaatgAGCTCATCCACTTAGTCAGTAAGCACAGTTAGGTTGTAGATTTTATCTTGCTAATTTTTACCTTTAATAACAGCTTTCTTCTTTTCGCTTCAGATAAGGTACTGATAATTAGATGGTTGCACCAAATTAACTGGAAGAATTGCTCTCTGTTTACCTGCAGCTGTGCTTTAAGTCTGAGCAGGGGAAATCAGTGTCCTCTGTGATCTTGGCCTCGCTGACCTATTTTCCCTGGTCAGATCATACAAGCCAGCTTGTATTTCTTCTGCAACAGCAGAGGAGCCACACAGTAACGTTTCTAAGTTCATGAAAAGGGGTTTGGGGCTGTCCCTTAACACAACATAACTGCACCAGTAGAGTGTGAATACACAAAGTAATATGGAGGCAAACCACAGATGCAGCTCCAACCAGGAAGCATAGGACATACTCATTAAAGTGTTAAAGTCTCTACTGTAGCTCCATGTCCGTTCTCTCTGGATATCTGCTGTGATACACCTTCTACTTTGCCTTGAATtaactttaatgtatttttttgcaccaagataaaaatgttttgatttatttccaaaaatggCTGACTCACAGTGAGTAGTTGGGGTCAGATTTAAGCAGTTTCAGCACTATTTTCATTTGTATTAACCAATGATAATTAGGCACATGTGAGGTCATAGAACAAGCTCATCCTTGTATAAGTTAGCTGGATGATTGACAAGAAATATGTAGGTTGCCTGCACACCAATAATTAGTTAAAGTTTGTAGCTTCTGAAGCCACAAAATACATCCTACTGGCTGGAAATGTGTTTAACACTGTATGTGTACCTTATGAGTGCCCGTGTCTGAACATGTATACCAGTGTGTGAGTACTAATGATTGCATATGTGTACACGTGATAGTctttttgtcctgttttgttCTAGCAGGTATAatttgtggagaaaaaaaaacacgaggtGATGCCAAGCGTGTCCGATGCTCTCTGTTTGGGTGGCTGCTGGAAGGGGGTGGGTTTTACACGTACTCCCTGGTTGTGGAAGGCTGTGATTGGCGATAATATTGCTGCCCTCGCATGTCGTCTTTAGAGCAGGAGCAGCACAGCAAGGAGCCGCCCAAGACCGTCAGACTGGCCGCCGCCCAGCCCACAAACAGGGCCGAGCCGAACTCATACCTGTGAGAGAAAGAGGGTTTGAAAAGGTTGTGAAGAGGCAGGCCTATACAGTGTGTCTATTTTGTTGTCTAGCTGTTTTCACATACTTAGAGAAGTTATTATTAATAGCTACAAACAAGACATGTTGAAATTCTAAGCACTTGTACCCAAAGAAGTATCCACCAATATCAAAGACAGTAGGCTGTAATAGAAGGAATGATAAtctaaatcaatcaatcaatcaatcaatcaatctttatttgtatagcactaattcacaacaaaagtatACACAAATATACCCCTACATCATTTCCTTTAGAGCATCAAAATCAGATGACCTTTACATCTCACTGCATGCTGAAATGCAAGTAGCAACAATGAGCTGAATAAAACAACGTTATTTTTCACTTGCATATGCTGTTCAGAGCTGCTCAATTGGTAAAATATGTTGTACAGGGCctattattttgctgttttttaggCTACTAGCACTGATAAAACTATAAGCAGTTAAAGCTAACATAAACCAAGTTTATAAGTCATTATTCGGACATGTTAGCAGCTAAAGCTAGCATCTGCAAGTGATAATAAAGAATTGTTAACAACGAAAGCTATCCATTATCAACCACAACGAGAAGCTTCTGGCAGCTGAAGCCATCCATGTCTATCCGGCATACTGTAATTGTAAACTGATAAGTAGGATATGTAACTTATGTTTAAGGAAATGTTAATCTGAAGCTAGCTACCTTGATAAATCAAAATTAGAAAGTGATGGCAGCATTACAATAATACATACAATATATTATTACAATACTGCACAACACTTGTCTCATTGCCGATTCACATGAGGCAGAACTTTGTCAATCTGTTACTTGTCTAATGGGGCACACTTTGGGTTAATCAAATAAAgtccattcacaacttttaTGAAGAGCGTTTTGTTTCTGGCCTTAAACATTCCAGGGATTGTTTTGTCGTACGGCTTAAACAGTGAATGTAATGTAGTGTTTGCTTGCTCTTTTCTGACACATAAGAAATGTTAGCCCAGCATGACAGTATTGACTGTAGAATGTAGACTGTGTCATGCTGTAATTTAAATGCCACATGCATGCTGAATAAAGTAAGTACGGTTATATAAGTTCAGTTCTCAGTTCTTTAACATACCTGGCGTTGGGCGGTGTATTTGGGTTGAAGAACTGATAGGACACCTGAGTGGCATACCAGGACACAGACACCAGTGTACATAGACCTGCGGAGGGGGAGGAGATTAGTAAAAGTGTTCTCTGTATCATTAAATCCTGCCAGAGCTAAAACAACATACAAATGAATAGGGGGATCCTTGTTTAGTTAATTGGGCTGGGCTCGTGGTCTATATCTGAGGTCAGTGGCTAATGCTTCTAAagtgaccacttcctgtttacagcaGGGACTCTAATTACCCAGAAGACCCCCAGTGAGACATTCAGGCTAGAAAAAATGCCAGATATCATACTTGCTGAATGCACTGGTTGCGATGGATACTGCAGTCGATTTCTGGAAGTGAAATAAAGGAAATCACACCTGCGAGCAGGAAGAGAGCTCCTCCGGTCACAGCGATGCGGGTTTTGGTGGATGGGTTGTTATCTCCCACCTTAGTGCACTTCATGCCCACCACACTGACGATGATGCCTATGAAGCCCAGCAGTACCGACACTACCATGAGGGCCCGACATGTCTGGATGTGGACtagataaagaaaacaaaaggaggcagggaggggagCACAGAATGATAGCGGTACAATAGAAGATTTGAAAGAAAGGGAGGGtaaaaaggagagggaggaaattCATGAGGAGATGAGAAAACTTATCGTCTTTTAGACCATCACTTGGAATAAAGCAAACATTTCTGAACATTAAAGCGATAATTATAATGGAATTAAGGCTACACACGCCATGCAGGCTTGATGGGAGACCACATGCATTTAGGCTAAAAAGCTCATTCGGCAGAGTCGACCACTGTCCTACTTTCCAGCCGGGTCATTccagttttttaattttaagaGGTGACTCTCTTGGTCAAGCTCAGGGACCTTAAATGATCCTCCAAATTGTCTTAAGATCATTCCACTGTGGTTTTTGCCTTCTCAAAAATCTAATGCACTGCCCACACTGGCCTCAGCACACACATAACTCAGTGGGAGGATAACAtatttacacatatttacactCACACATATGTACAAATGCACaatatctgcacacacacaatgactgTAGGTGGGATAGacacagatgaaacacacaactctctctctcacatagAGCAGCTGTAGGAGGGCCTGCTTTACATGTTTCGCACAGTGGGATTAGTGTGGCTTCGTCACAAAGCAAGATTGTTTTCACGGGGCTGTCGCCACAGCGATCAGACATTACTGCCTCAAACGCTGCCGCTGATGAGCATGTTAACCCAAAGGCAATGCTGTGCACTTAATGACACTGTCAAAAAACTGATGGAGGGGGTCTTATTTACAACTAGC
It includes:
- the cldn19 gene encoding claudin-19 isoform X2 encodes the protein MANSGLQLLGYFLALGGWIGIISTTALPQWKQSSYAGDAIITAVGLYEGLWMSCASQSTGQVQCKIFDSMLSLDIHIQTCRALMVVSVLLGFIGIIVSVVGMKCTKVGDNNPSTKTRIAVTGGALFLLAGLCTLVSVSWYATQVSYQFFNPNTPPNARYEFGSALFVGWAAASLTVLGGSLLCCSCSKDDMRGQQYYRQSQPSTTREAELLSETSFPD
- the cldn19 gene encoding claudin-19 isoform X1 gives rise to the protein MANSGLQLLGYFLALGGWIGIISTTALPQWKQSSYAGDAIITAVGLYEGLWMSCASQSTGQVQCKIFDSMLSLDIHIQTCRALMVVSVLLGFIGIIVSVVGMKCTKVGDNNPSTKTRIAVTGGALFLLAGLCTLVSVSWYATQVSYQFFNPNTPPNARYEFGSALFVGWAAASLTVLGGSLLCCSCSKDDMRGQQYYRQSQPSTTREPNVKSTPPEKREQYL